Below is a genomic region from Caulobacter rhizosphaerae.
CAGATCCTTCTCGTCGACGGTCTTCAGGTCCGAGAACCGTTGGGCGACCACCGGGGCGTACTGGGCGACAGCGTTGCTGCCCGCGGCCGTGCGATCGAAGCCGATGCCGTCCTTGCCGGCCTTGGCGTAGTAGACGCTGGTCCAGTCGGCCCGCTCGCCGCCGCTGACCCACGGGCCGGGGCCGTAGTGATGGCTGCGCCCCATCTGATGATGCAGGCCCAGCGGCGTCATGTAGTCGACCGCCGCCTCGCGCGAGCCCATCATCATCGCTACCGCCGGCTGGACGAAACTCGGATCGGTCGAGAAGGTCATCTTCGCCCAGTCGGCGGCGATGCCCTTGGTGGAGGCTTCGGGGTCCCAGGCCAGGCGGCCGAAGACGTACCAGTTCGCCTGGTCGAACTGCGAGCCCGACCAGTTGCGGTCGCGGCCGATGTTGGAAACCCCGGCCATCAGCGTCTGGGACCGGCCGTCCAGCGCCCCGTCCACCACCTTGGCCACGGTCGAGCCTTGCCCCTTGGCGTAGGTGTCGGACTTCAGGGTCTCCTCGTAGAGCGGGCCCAGATAGACAAGATGCGTGGCGAAGCCGAGATATTCCTTGGTGATCTGGAACTCCATGCCGAGGTTGGTCTTCGGCATGGCCCCGAACAGCGGGTGGAACGGCTCGCGCGGCTGGAAGTCGATGGCCCCGTTCTTGACCTGGACGATGACGTTGTCGCGGAACTGGCCGTCGAACGGCTTGAACTCGCCGTAGCCCTGCTTGGCGCGGTCGTCCGGCTGCTCGTGCGAATAGACGAAGGCCCGCCACATCACGATCCCGCCGTGCGGCCCCACCGCGTCGGCCAGCATGTTGGCCCCGTCGACATGGGTGCGGCCATAGTCCTGCGGGCCGGGCTGTCCCTCCGAATTGGCCTTTACGAGAAAGCCGCCGAAGTCCGGGATGGCTTTGTAGATCTCGTCGGCCTTGGCCTTCCAGAAGGCGCGCACGGCCGGATCCAGGGGATCGGCGGTTTTCAGTCCGCCGATCTCGATCGGGGCCGAGAACCGCGCCGACAGATAAACCTTGATCCCGTAGGGCCGGAACACCTCGGCCAAGGCCGCGGCCTTGGCGATATAGGGCGCGGTCAGGCTGTCGGCCTTGGCGTTGACGTTGTTCAGAACCGCGCCGTTGATCCCGATCGAGGCGTTGGCCCGGGCGTAGTCCACGTAACGCGGATCCTTGTAGTCCGGCAGCTTCCACCAGTCCCAAAGCGAGGCTCCGGCATAGCCGCGCTCGACACTGCCATTGAGGTTGTCCCAGTGGTTCAGCAGGCGGTGCTTGACCTTCGGCGCCGAGAGGATGTCCAGCGTGTCGACGCCCTGCCCCGTCTGGACTAGGCGCAGGTAGTGGAAGACGCCGTACAGCACGCCGATGTCGCTATTGCCGGCGATGACCGTGGTCTTGCCGACGGTGCGGATCAGGTAGCCTTCGTCACCGGCCCCCTTCAGCGGCAGGTTCAGGGCGGCGACGGCCGGCGAGCCGGCGGGCGTGCCCAGCAGGATCGACGGGCTGTCCGGCGACGGCGCTCCGCCCACCAGGCCGCTCAGCCCGCGCTGGAGTTCGGTCCGCGCGATCTTCAGGGTCGGCGTGTCGGCGCCAGGCGCGATCGTCCGCGGCTCCGGGCGCTGAGCCGCCGGCAACGGCCGATAGCGCAGCCACAGGTCATAGCCGTCCTCGGCGCGGGCCGCCGAGCCCCCCAGGGTCGCCGAAACCAAACCGGCCGCCAGCCAAAGCCCACGCATGAAGGACGCAAGACGCATGTTTTCTCCCTGGCGAGACCTTGCCGCGCGACCCGAGGCGGCGCGACGGTCTTTGGTCCGTGATACCGCTACCTTGATCGAAGGTCGAGACACCAAATTCTGGTGGTCAGACCAATAGGTTGACAACCGGCTCGTCTGATTTAGACCGATACCGCTACCATCCGATCGGACGGTCGGATCAACGAAAGCGCCCCATGCCCAAGATCATCGCCGCCAAAGTCATCGTCACCTGCCCGGGGCGAAACTTCGTCACCCTGAAGATCGAGACCAGCGACGGGGTCCACGGCGTCGGCGACGCCACGCTGAACGGGCGCGAACTGGCGGTGGCCAGCTACCTGACCGACCACGTGATTCCCTGCCTGATCGGCCGCGACGCCCATCAGATCGAGGACATCTGGCAGTACCTGTACCGGGGCGCCTACTGGCGGCGCGGTCCGGTGACCATGGCGGCCATCGCCGCCGTCGACACGGCCCTGTGGGACATCAAGGCCAAGATCGCCGGCCTGCCGCTGTACCAGTTGCTGGGCGGCGCCTGCCGCACCGGCGTGATGGTCTATGGCCACGCCAACGGCGCGACCGTCGAGGAGACGCTGGAGAACGCCGCCATCTACGCCGCCCAGGGCTACAAGGCCATCCGCCTGCAGTCGGGCGTGCCCGGCCTCAAGGGCGTCTACGGCGTCTCCAAGGACAGGTTCTTCTACGAACCGGCCGACGGCGACCTGCCGACCGAGAGCCTGTGGTCGACCGAGAAGTACCTGCGCAGCGCGCCGGGACTGTTCGAGGCCGCCCGCGACGCCCTGGGCTGGGACGTGCACCTGCTGCACGACGTGCACCACCGGCTCACCCCGATCGAGGCCGGCCGCCTGGGCAAGGACCTGGAACCCTACCGGCCCTTCTGGATGGAGGACGCCGTCCCGGCCGAGAACCAGGCCAGCTTCCGCATCGTCCGCCAGCACACCACCACCCCGCTGGCCGTGGGCGAGGTGTTCAATTCGATCTGGGACTGCAAGCAGCTGATCGAGGAGCAGCTGATCGACTACATCCGCGCCACCGTGGTGCACGCCGGCGGCATCACCCACCTGCGCCGCATCGCCAGCTTCGCCGACCTGCACCATGTGCGCACCGGCTGCCACGGCGCCACCGACCTGTCGCCGGTCTGCATGGCCGCGGCCCTGCACTTCGACCTGTCGGTTCCCAATTTCGGGATCCAGGAATACATGCGCCACACCGAGGCGACGGACGCGGTGTTCCCCCACGCCTACAGTTTCGCGGACGGCATGCTGCATCCGGGCGAGGCGATCGGCCTGGGCGTCGACATCGACGAGGTCGAGGCCGCCAAGCATCCCTACAAGCGCGCCTACCTGCCGATCGCCCGCCGCGAGGACGGCTCGATGCACGATTGGTGAGGCCGCCGCGACGCGGTTGGCGACAATCGCCAAGCTTTGACGACGGACGCCAAAAATAGCCCGCGCGGCCCAGGTCGGCTATGCTATCGCGAGTTCGAAGAGGCCCCGCGGGGCCGTCGCCGAGAAACTGACGAAGACCCATGGCCGAGAACGTCAAGCTCTACCGCCGTATCGCCGACTCGGTCGCCGACGCCATCGAGGGCGGCCAATACAAGCTTGGCGACCGCCTGCCCACCGAACGCGAACTGGCCGAGCAGTACGGGGTCAGCCGCCCTACCCTGCGCGAAGCGATGATCGCCCTGGAAATGCTGGGCATGATCGAGGCCCGCCATGGCCTGGGCATCTATGTCACCGGCGACGTGCGTCCCATCGCCTCGGCCAGCGCCGAGCCCGCCTTCGAGATCGGCGCGTTCGAGCTGATCGAGGCCCGCCGCCTGTTCGAGGGCGAAGCCGCCGCCCTGGCCGCCACCGCCATCACCGACGACCAGATCCGCGAGCTGGAGGCGCTGATGGAGCGCATGGCCCGCGAGGACGAGATCCAGGGCGAGGACGCCGACCGCGAGTTCCACATGGTCATCGCCCGCGCCTCGGGCAACGGCGCGATCATCGCCACGATCGAGAACCTGTGGGACTGGCGCAACCGCTCGCCCCTGGCCCGCAACATCCTGACCCGGGCGCGCGGCATGGGGCTGGAGCCCCGCATCGTCGAGCACCGCCGGGTGTTCGAGGCGTTGAAGGCCCGCGACCCCGCGGCGGCTCGCCAGGCCATGCGCGACCACCTGGAGCGGGTCATCGATCACCTGCTGCACGCCACCGAGACCGAGGCCGTCGAACGGGCCCGGCAGGAAACCGGCGCCCGCCGCAGCGCCATCGCCAAGCGCGTGGCGATCTAGCGGGACCACCGCCCGCCTCGTGGCCGGCGCTCTGGTTCAGCCGGTGGACGACGCAAACGGTGAAAGCCGCCCCCGCTGCGCCCTGATCGCCGCGTTGCTCGCGTCTCGACCCATCGAGCTTGCGCGCGGTCCACTTGCGGCTGAGTAGCCAGCAGGCGCCGGCTTCGAGCCCCCTAGCCTTCGTCGCCGGGCGTTGGGTCAAGAGGCCATACCTCAACGACTCCTTGCGCCACCGCGCAGGGGCTCCGGGCGGCGATCTCGATCGCGGCCTCCAGGTTCGGGGCCTCGACCAGGGCAAAGCCGGCGACGGGCAGGTCGGCCGACAGGAACGGACCTTGCGTCACCCGCACCTCGGCGGCGTCATGATTGCGCACCTGAACGGGCGTGCCGGCGACGCCCATGACGTCGCCTTCACGCACCCGTTGGGCGTCGGCCGCGTGCGCCGCGTCTCGCACCGTCTTGGCGGTCCGATCGTAGCCGGACCTGTCGCCATAACCGATCGTGATGAACCTGGGCATGCCAGCCTGAACGCGAAGACCCGCCAGCGGTTCTCGGCGAACTTCCACTTTCGGCCCGTCGCGAACGAAAGGCTCAGCAGGTCATCAGTTGCGACAACACCGGTGATCGGCTGGCTGTACATTCAAAGGGGCAGCCGCCAAGTTCCGACTCTCAGGGTTGTGGAGATAGCGAATGCGGTTGGTGAGCCTACTGGCGATTGGCGCAACCTTGGTCGGCGTAGGCGCGGCGAACGCAGAAACTTCGGGACATTGCCCCGCCCGGGATTTTCAGGCCGCCGCCGGTAGAGCCATTGACGACCTCGACACCTCCCAGTCCTTCACTGGCGCGGTGCTGGTGGCGATCGACGGAAAACCTGTCCTGCGGCGCGCCGTGGGTGAGGCCAACCGCGAGTGGCATATCGCCAACACCGTCGATACCCGGTTCCGGATCGGTTCGGCGACCAAGACCTTTACGGCGGTGGCGGTCCTGCGTCTGGTCGACGAAGGCAAGATCGCTCTGGACGACCCCGTCGCTAAATACGTGCCAAACCTGCCCCAGGCCTGGACCGGTGTCACGATCAGAATGTTGCTCAGCCATACGTCCGGCGTGCCCGACTACGTCTTCGCCCCGACTTTCCGGGGTCGCGAGGCCCGCCTGATCCAGACGCCGGAGAGCCTGGTGGCCCTCGTGCGCGAGAAGCCGCTCGTCTTCGCGCCGGGAACGGGCTGGCGTTACAGCAACACCGGCTATGTCTTGCTGGGCATGGTGATCGAGAAGGTGTCCGAACGACCTTACGCCGACTACCTGCGCGAGGAGTTCTTCAAGCCTCTGGGCATGGCCGACACGGGCTACGAGACCGAGGACGCCGTCATGGCGCGGCGCGCCTCGGGCTATATGCGCACTCGTGACGGCTGGACGACAGGGCCATTCATGGCGCCCAGCGCCGCCTACGCGGCGGGTGCGCTGTACTCGACCGTGGGCGACCTGCTGAAGTGGGACCAGGCGCTTTACGGCGATCGACTGGTGTCCAAGGCCGGCCGCGACTTGATGTTCGCCGACTACCGCAACCACTACGGCCTGGGTTGGCAGGTCGACGAGACCTGGGGAACGAGGCGGCTTAGCCATGGCGGCGCCACGCCCGGCTTCCAAGCGTCGTTCCAGCGCTATCCCGATCGGCGGCTGACCGTGGCGGCGCTGTCGAACTCCGAGCTTGGCGTTGCGGAAAAGCTCGCCACGGACCTGGCGGGCTTGTGTCTTGGCGCTTCGGTCTATCCGGCCGAGGTCGCCTTGGCGCCTAGCGCCCTCGATGCCTTCGCGGGCGACTATCGCGATGCAAAGGGCGTCCCCGTGAAGGTGGTTCGCCAGGGCGCGCGACTGGTGGCCTATTTCGGCGACGAGCCCGCGGGGACGCTCTACGCCTCCGGGCCCACCGTCTTCTTCATGAAGGTCTCGGACGCGCAGGTATCATTCCGTGGTGAGGCAGGACGGACCAGGACTCTGGTCGTGCACCAGCACGGTAAGGACTATGTTTTCGATCAAGCGTCGGGACATTAGGTCAAAGCTCAGCTTCGGACTGACAAGGAGACAGGGCGCGCAGCCAGTCAGCCACGCGCCCGGGTCCCGAGACCTACCCTAAGAGCGCGCTCAGGGCGGACTGATGTGTGATCAGCCCGTGACCGTCAGGGTCGCCTTTTTCAGGTCCACCGAGTTCGGGCCCGCCAGCAGGGTGAACTGGCCCGGCTCGACCACGCGCTTCATCTCCAGGTTCCACAGCGACAGGTCCAGGGGCGAGACCTCGAAGGTCACGGTCTGCTTGGCGCCCGGAGCCAGGCTTACGCGCTTGAAGTGCTTCAGCTCCAGCAGCGGACGGGTCACCGAGGCGGCCTCGTCGTGGATGTAGAGCTGCACCACCTCGTCGCCGGCCACCTTGCCGGTGTTGGTCACGTCGACCTCGACCCTGACGCTCTCGTTCGCGCCGATCTGGGCCTCGGCCGGACGCGGCGCCGAGATGTCGAAGGTAGTGTAGGACAGGCCGAAGCCGAACGGATAGAGCGGCGAGGTGTCGCCCAGCAGGTAGCCGCGGCGGGCCGTGGGCTTGCGGTTGTAGTAGATCGGCAGTTGGCCGACGTCGCGGGCGATGCTGACCGGCAGCTTGCCGCCCGGATTGGCGCGGCCGAACAGGATGTCGGCGGCGGCGTTGCCGGTTTCCTGGCCCAGGTACCAGCCCTCGACCAGGGCGTCGGCGCGCTCGGCCAGCAGGTTCACCGACAGCGGCCGGCCATTGAGCAGGAACACCACGGTCGGCTTGCCCAGGTCGAAGATCGCCTTGGCCAGGTCGTTCTGCTGGCCGACGAGATCCAGGCTCTCGCGGTCGCCCAGGTGGGCGTCGGCCCAGGCCTCACGGCTGGTCTGCTCGTTGTCGCCCAGCACCATGACGACCACGTCGGCCTTGCGGGCCACCTCGACGGCCTCGGCGATCAGCTTGGCGTTGACGGCCGGGTCGACCAGCTTGACCTCGTCCTGCGCCCAGATCCGGGCCTCGGTGATCCGCACGGCCTCGGCGTAGTCCAGCGTAAAGCCGCTCTTCTTGGCTTCCGCCTGCAGGCCTTCGTAGATCGACACCACGTGGCGCGGCACATCGCTGTAACCGCCGATCGGGGTGTCCTTGGCGTGGGTGCCCAGCAGCGCCAGGCGCTTGAACTTCGACGGATCGAGCGGCAGCACGCCCTTGTCATTCTTCAGCAGCACCACCGCCTTGCGGGCCGCCTCGCGGGCCAGGGCGATCGCGTCGGGCGCTGCGGTCTTGGCGTCGGCCGTCTTCTCGTCGGCATAGGGGTTCTCGAACAGGCCGCCTTCGAACTTGACGGCCAGGACACGGGCCACGGCCTCGTCGACCGCCGCCTGCGACACGCGGCCCGACTTCACCAGCTCCGGCAGCAGGGCGTAGGCCTCGCCGTCAGGCAGCTCGACGTCGACCGTGGCGTTCATCGCCATCACGGCGGTCTCGGCCAGGCTGTCGGTCAGCTTGTGACGGTCGCGCAGTTCCTTGATGGCGAAATAGTCGCTCATCGTCACGCCCTTGAAGCCCCACTCGCCCCGCAGCACGTCGTGCAGCAGCCAGCGGTTGGCGTGCGAGGGCACCCCGTCGATCTCGTTGTAGGACGGCATGACCGAGCGCACCGGCAGCTCCTTCACCGCCCGCTCGAATGGCGGGAAGAAGTTCTCGCGCAGCGTCCGCTCGGCGATCTGGGCGGGGCCGACATTGGTCCCGTTCTCCGGCTGCCCGTGGCCGGTCATGTGCTTGAGGGTGACGAACACCTTGTCCTTGGCCAGCGGCAGGGTCTTGCCCTGG
It encodes:
- a CDS encoding serine hydrolase, giving the protein MRLVSLLAIGATLVGVGAANAETSGHCPARDFQAAAGRAIDDLDTSQSFTGAVLVAIDGKPVLRRAVGEANREWHIANTVDTRFRIGSATKTFTAVAVLRLVDEGKIALDDPVAKYVPNLPQAWTGVTIRMLLSHTSGVPDYVFAPTFRGREARLIQTPESLVALVREKPLVFAPGTGWRYSNTGYVLLGMVIEKVSERPYADYLREEFFKPLGMADTGYETEDAVMARRASGYMRTRDGWTTGPFMAPSAAYAAGALYSTVGDLLKWDQALYGDRLVSKAGRDLMFADYRNHYGLGWQVDETWGTRRLSHGGATPGFQASFQRYPDRRLTVAALSNSELGVAEKLATDLAGLCLGASVYPAEVALAPSALDAFAGDYRDAKGVPVKVVRQGARLVAYFGDEPAGTLYASGPTVFFMKVSDAQVSFRGEAGRTRTLVVHQHGKDYVFDQASGH
- the manD gene encoding D-mannonate dehydratase ManD; translation: MPKIIAAKVIVTCPGRNFVTLKIETSDGVHGVGDATLNGRELAVASYLTDHVIPCLIGRDAHQIEDIWQYLYRGAYWRRGPVTMAAIAAVDTALWDIKAKIAGLPLYQLLGGACRTGVMVYGHANGATVEETLENAAIYAAQGYKAIRLQSGVPGLKGVYGVSKDRFFYEPADGDLPTESLWSTEKYLRSAPGLFEAARDALGWDVHLLHDVHHRLTPIEAGRLGKDLEPYRPFWMEDAVPAENQASFRIVRQHTTTPLAVGEVFNSIWDCKQLIEEQLIDYIRATVVHAGGITHLRRIASFADLHHVRTGCHGATDLSPVCMAAALHFDLSVPNFGIQEYMRHTEATDAVFPHAYSFADGMLHPGEAIGLGVDIDEVEAAKHPYKRAYLPIARREDGSMHDW
- a CDS encoding YciI family protein — protein: MPRFITIGYGDRSGYDRTAKTVRDAAHAADAQRVREGDVMGVAGTPVQVRNHDAAEVRVTQGPFLSADLPVAGFALVEAPNLEAAIEIAARSPCAVAQGVVEVWPLDPTPGDEG
- a CDS encoding glycoside hydrolase family 3 N-terminal domain-containing protein; translated protein: MRQTVTRRTLGVSLAALAAASTTLARAAAPKAGDKPLYKDPAQPVELRVRDLLSRMTLEEKAAQLIGVWLTKAKVQTPEGEFSPAEASKNFPNGLGQISRPSDRKGLKPAAVVDAAAGADDGSVNRNAKETARYVNAAQKWAMEQTRLGIPMLMHDEALHGYVARDATSFPQAIAMASTFDPDTVEKCFAVAAREMRARGSNIALAPVVDVARDPRWGRIEETYGEDPHLCAEIGLAAIRGFQGKTLPLAKDKVFVTLKHMTGHGQPENGTNVGPAQIAERTLRENFFPPFERAVKELPVRSVMPSYNEIDGVPSHANRWLLHDVLRGEWGFKGVTMSDYFAIKELRDRHKLTDSLAETAVMAMNATVDVELPDGEAYALLPELVKSGRVSQAAVDEAVARVLAVKFEGGLFENPYADEKTADAKTAAPDAIALAREAARKAVVLLKNDKGVLPLDPSKFKRLALLGTHAKDTPIGGYSDVPRHVVSIYEGLQAEAKKSGFTLDYAEAVRITEARIWAQDEVKLVDPAVNAKLIAEAVEVARKADVVVMVLGDNEQTSREAWADAHLGDRESLDLVGQQNDLAKAIFDLGKPTVVFLLNGRPLSVNLLAERADALVEGWYLGQETGNAAADILFGRANPGGKLPVSIARDVGQLPIYYNRKPTARRGYLLGDTSPLYPFGFGLSYTTFDISAPRPAEAQIGANESVRVEVDVTNTGKVAGDEVVQLYIHDEAASVTRPLLELKHFKRVSLAPGAKQTVTFEVSPLDLSLWNLEMKRVVEPGQFTLLAGPNSVDLKKATLTVTG
- a CDS encoding alpha-glucuronidase family glycosyl hydrolase — protein: MRGLWLAAGLVSATLGGSAARAEDGYDLWLRYRPLPAAQRPEPRTIAPGADTPTLKIARTELQRGLSGLVGGAPSPDSPSILLGTPAGSPAVAALNLPLKGAGDEGYLIRTVGKTTVIAGNSDIGVLYGVFHYLRLVQTGQGVDTLDILSAPKVKHRLLNHWDNLNGSVERGYAGASLWDWWKLPDYKDPRYVDYARANASIGINGAVLNNVNAKADSLTAPYIAKAAALAEVFRPYGIKVYLSARFSAPIEIGGLKTADPLDPAVRAFWKAKADEIYKAIPDFGGFLVKANSEGQPGPQDYGRTHVDGANMLADAVGPHGGIVMWRAFVYSHEQPDDRAKQGYGEFKPFDGQFRDNVIVQVKNGAIDFQPREPFHPLFGAMPKTNLGMEFQITKEYLGFATHLVYLGPLYEETLKSDTYAKGQGSTVAKVVDGALDGRSQTLMAGVSNIGRDRNWSGSQFDQANWYVFGRLAWDPEASTKGIAADWAKMTFSTDPSFVQPAVAMMMGSREAAVDYMTPLGLHHQMGRSHHYGPGPWVSGGERADWTSVYYAKAGKDGIGFDRTAAGSNAVAQYAPVVAQRFSDLKTVDEKDLLWFHHLPWTYRLRSGQTLWDSLVTHYSRGVSYVDGMGRTWADLAPYVDPERHAQVADFLAIQRNEAQWWRDASIAYFQTFSGLPLPAGEAPPAHSLEYYEKLSFPYAPGI
- a CDS encoding FadR/GntR family transcriptional regulator, which codes for MAENVKLYRRIADSVADAIEGGQYKLGDRLPTERELAEQYGVSRPTLREAMIALEMLGMIEARHGLGIYVTGDVRPIASASAEPAFEIGAFELIEARRLFEGEAAALAATAITDDQIRELEALMERMAREDEIQGEDADREFHMVIARASGNGAIIATIENLWDWRNRSPLARNILTRARGMGLEPRIVEHRRVFEALKARDPAAARQAMRDHLERVIDHLLHATETEAVERARQETGARRSAIAKRVAI